tctctgtttatttccaccacctcaaagcccttctctcgactcatccgccatatctcttggtttgcgttgaccaccgctctttgcaggttgctatcacgcaccggtacctccggtatcgtgcatatcactacctgtaccttaggagaagtggcgcgcatgtcatcgacgcctttcgccagtgtggctgctagtcctgctgcatctctatttaggacatcgtttaaaccgcctgaaattatcactaggtttcgtctaccagctgtcgttttgagctttgcgctcgcttgcctcatgactgcttccagcttgcgtcctgggaacgcccctactgcaaccctcttgtcacctcttaccctctctttgatggcttctgtgcatcgatttaaattcgagtccccggcgattatcacatgtgcgacttttcagctggagcgttctgcacctgggggctacttgcacctgtgacgccggctgctttgttccctccctgccccaccactacctcgctgaagctgggccttgcgacagttgaaccggctaaacctgttttttccaaacttgcctgcttttccttctccaccgttctggttgccggttccctactgttctctcggtaggtcgcttctttgttcagcttcgctagcgcttcctcggcggacttcagtctttctcccattgccctcgttttctcttgctctgtcgccaactcagtctcgagcttggcgattctcaccagcagttcactctgggcaaccatcattttctccattttttcctcgacctcacattgcctacacttcgcgtcagcctcttctccatccgcttctacgcttgggtccactttcaaacccactccacatcctgaaccctttacagtctttttaaccatgcctttctgacaccaattgtccctatactcgataattactaaactctaaccctgcactacgagaaaaaaaaagtctaagctctactacaaaaatgtgtatgttcaatgtacgcgcacctcccccacggggcggcaaaagaaaaaaaaacaagtagcgCTGCCAACGCCGCCTGCCGGTGACGTCCTGCGCTACAAGAGCTTGACAAGTCATGCAGGCGCGTTCAGCTACAGAGCCTAGGGTGCGAGATAGAGGGTGACGTATAGTAAATGCTTAATTTCGGTCCAAGTAGCATGAGTATCAAGCACGTACCTGCCTGGTACTTGCACCCAGATCTCCATGGCCAAGTCTGACTTCACGAAATCAGTGGTGTCAAATATTCGGTCTGTGTAATACAACCTCGTGAGTGCACAAGTGTCCCTAGTTCTGCTGCGTCGAGACGTGCGCGGGGTGGAGCATATTACGAGCTTAGAGGCCGTTTCGATCTAACCGACGCCGGATTTCTCGTTCGCTGAGCCGTTTGATGCTTTTGCAAAAAAATATAGAGATAATAATATAGAGCGACTGCATTGTCTTACATTTCACCAGGTAAAAGAAGACGAGCCTTTCAAGCCCTCGTTCAACTTCGTCGTTGATGTTATGAGCAGTGAAATTAACATAACTGGAATGACTGGCGTTGAAACAACGTGAATGTCGGTTTTCGTGGTTGTTCACAACAGCGTATGTCCGTGCGGATTGCCTTGCAGCGGCCAGGAAACGTGGGCACCAGGACGTACCATGTGATCGAGGGCGTTCCACCTGCTCTGGATACATGCGCTGGAGGAGGAGAGAGTATGCCCCGAAGTCAGCTTGTGGTTACCCTGACGGACGTGGCAACGGGTCAGCCGATGGGGGCTGCAGTGCTGCACGAGTGGAGGTCCCGGCACGCAGTGGCCGACTTGGGACTGCGCCACGGAAAGGCAATCTTCCACCAGCCATCGCCGTTCGAACCGACTCTGTCCATCGTGCAGTTAGAGAACCTCGACTACGTCGCCTCCGCGCTGATCATTGGGCCAATTTCCATAGGTACCGCGGATAAACAGTGCCCAGGACCAGCCGCGCCCTACAATCCCGCCAAGGTACTACGTGAAGTCTTTGCCGAAATGAATTATATCTAATATGCGTATGCACTAAGCTATTCCTAGTCGCGCTCGTGTAAGAAGGCTGGGACGGTATTCTATAGGCCGATCGCTTCTTGGCACAGGCGTACGCAGCAATAGTACAGGGGGTAGGAGACTCCGGGGCTCTTAGTCACCTAATAGGgggcgtgggggggggggttgcaaagTCTGCCTCATACTTTAGCTTTATGGAGGCAGGAACGGCTGCATTGaacctccgccccccccccctcccagctcGAAGGGTAACCCTGCGCAGGCCTATGCTATTTGGAAAATGATCAATTTCACGAGATTTGAAGAGAGTGAATTCCTTCTTCCGATTTAGTCCCATGCGAGTGAACTATTTGTAACAATACATATTTCAGACCCAACAAAAACTCGAAGGGTCCCCTGTGTATCCGCAAGCCATCCTAATATTGCTCTCAGTCAATGTATTCATACTCCCCTCCAAAACCTTTCTGCACCTAAAAGGACGGGGCCGCTTCTGACGAAGAGGCGACATTATTATGTAACGTGGTCGTGTAAATTCATGGGGATGTCACACATTGCGGGGATCTCTGAAGTCATGGTGACGTCCCATGACGATTATTtatttgcatcactcgtgttgacgctgaCGGTCAGTTTTCGAGTGTTCTATGAGACTGAATTTTAGACAAATGTCTATTTCGTTGCGTGTGTTCCTATCACGCCATTTGGAATGAAAGGTTGAGGAGGGATAGGCTTTTAtcgtgtttttatagtgcctataaacgCCTACTTTTGGCGTTTGCGCGTACTTGTTTATAAGTGCCCATAAGTGCCTATTTCAAAATTAGTCTATATGAGCATTATTTAACGTCATTTTTCGCTTTTGAGTGCAGTTTGTGACTTATTCATCATGCCACCGGCCAGCATTCATTGTTTGTAACTCTGCTGGTTTCAACCGAGTCGTCTATTTCAACCACATTCTGGAAAAGAATCCCGAGGAACAGTGAAATAGGACGCGCCGGTCACCACACACTCGCGCCATGCCGCACTGACATGGCGCGAGCGGTTGGCAAATGCGAAACCATGGAGCGCCATCAAAGGAGAGGATAGGGAAGAGCAAGAGAAAGGAAAAATATGATGTGCGCGgggcttttgttttatttgtaagTTACTGCTTAAGGTGCTCCTCACCGACCGGGGTAATAGTCCTTACGCGACTATACCCAACCAATACGAGGCATCCATCCTTCCTGGTCTTCTAGTGGTCTGGCTATCTCTTCCTGCGCTGCCCTTCTCAGCCGTACCGAAAACAGGCACAAGAGAATGTATATTCGTCACTGGACGCAGAATAAATAAAGAGACCGTGTTCTGCGAGCCGTGCGGGAAAAAGATCAACAACACGTTATAACACGGTTGCTTTAAAGagttcgttttgcagaaattccagtGTCGGCGTTGGTGGTTGTGAGCGTAAAATCAGCGTCCCATGAGCGAATTAAAATTGGAGTtagatgcaaaaaaaatattttcttcgaGCTGCAAATCGAAGGACTTCTGCATGGCAAGTCATATTTGTGCTTGAAATATCACAAGAAAAAATACTGTTTGAAGGTCACAAAGTGCGAGGAATGACACTAACACATACGTGTTTtgtgtggcagaagcgtagaatcataCCAGGCATCACAACATGGAATCACGCAATGAGCGGTTGGTTTAAAGGCACACCTCTTACAAAGCACGTTGTCATGGTTATTAATCATTATAAACAACAGCATAAACTATGTATGCATATGCGTTGGTGCGCATGTTGCTTTAGGGGAGCATGGTCTCGTCGACTGGCAAAAGGAAAAACTACTCCGCAGTAGGGAGGATTCTGGGATAGTTTGAAAAGGCCAATTTACAGGCGTATGGGCGTTAATTTTCTTGCGACACTGCTTAGGAGTCCACAGATAAGAGGCCCACTGAGAAGCTATTGAGAAGTTGACGAGGGCAGGTTTTGATTAGGCTATCGTGttttactcttgaaggcgaaacgCAAGCGccctcaagttgttgttttccaGCTGGTAGCATTTTCGTGCCATAATGAACGATGATTTTCGCTGTCCTGTTACTTATACAGGTTGCACAGtcattgctttgaaaaaaaattatttacggTGATGTAAAAGTTTATTGTTCGTATACATTTACTACGTTGGGGGCCTGAAACGTGTTTTGTCTGCGTATTTTTGGCGCCTACAATGTTTTGCCTATTTTTGGTGCCCAATACTTTCTTTATAAATGCCTAAGAATACAGCATTTATTGATGAGGCATCTTAGACCTCATTAGTTGAAACAGTTAAGCTTCTACGTTCGTCAGACacttaatcatatagtggttttgggacgttaaaccccacatatcaatcaatcaatcaatcaatcaatcaatcaatcaatcaatcaatcaatcagacattTCTTGCTGAAAGAGGCCACAAATCGGGGCACGCGCAGGTTGATCGCGCGTCAAGTCCACCCGAAGGATACGGCACAGCCGACCAATTCGCCGTCGGCGACTTGAGCGGCAAGTACGGCCCGGTGGCGGGACACCGCGCCGTCTACTGGCATCTGCTCGACCCGACGCTGCCTCTGTCGGGGCCCGAGAGCGTCGTGGGACGCATGCTGCTTGCGCGAGGATCGGACGGCCGGTCCCTGGTGTGCGCCAACCTGCTGCCAGTGTCTTCCAGGCCTCTGACGCGAGCACGGGCCACGCTTGACGGGGCGCTCAGGGGATCCATCACCATCACTCGCACCGATCAAAGTGCGTATGCTGCCACTCTGCCTGTCCTTACGCTTCCAGGGTAACTGACGTGGTGTTTCCTTTGTGCATTTTCATTTTcctgcatctctctctctctctgtgtcatCATGTACACGTCTGACACTTCGAGTTACATGGCTgcttctcccttttttttcttgcgcaaccGATTCCCGGAAAAATTCCGCAGCCGTTCTACGTGCAGTTCTGTAGAATTTCACAAGCTGGCGTGCAGATGCACCAAGGTGCTGGGAGTATAAGTGAACAGGCCACCGTATCTCCTCTTCTAGATTTCTCACTCCTTCCGAACACTTGGCGCGCGCGAATTGCGTCGGTAGATGAGCGTCGAGTTCAACATCTTTCTTAGAGCGCTTTATATTGACCGATGATGATGGTGTGCTAActtatgtaaaagaaaaaaaaagaaagacgccgGCAACAATGATCTTATTTTCATGTAGGACTTGCGCCCTTGGAGAGCACTTTAGAAGCGAGCCAAACAGCCCGAGTGTCGGCTTCTCCCAACGTAcattaattatatatatatatatatatatatatatatatatatatatatatatatatatatatatatatatatatatatatatatatatatatatatatatataattgcagggaataaattcttggacgccggtaaatagtatgaaaaaaaaggagacacacgtcgaaaaacgtaaaggtttctttacgtttcggccgcgggaccggccttcgtcagaataatggttattctgacgaaggccggtcccacggccgaaacgtaaagaaacctttccgtttttcgacgggtgtctcctttttttttcatatatatatatatatatatatatatatatatatatatatatatatatatatatatatatatatatatatatataaacatggCTGGTCCTTCtctataggaatcggtataacacgaaagtgttaTACCGATTGTGAAAcgtgaaacgtgtctttacagatGTATTTGaatgtttattgtgcattgtgcattgtttcagcaacaaaTTGCGAAGTCACAGTAGGAATGGAGCAGCttaaaacttgcagcgcacacctcaagcagaaagcgcgCACGAAATCAGCATACACAAGACGAGCGCGGACAAACAACTGTCGCAGCTCGACACTTCAAAAACacactgttcaaacagaaagaaagacgctgGAAATGAGCGCACAACTGCCACAATTATTCCTTCGTCGTGCGTCatagcgcgctcctttcgtaaagaCGGCCGGGGCAGTGACAGAAGCAGTTTTCCCTCCTCCACTCTGCGCACTGTGATGTGCGAATTGAtcttcgtcctctcccgaagtACGAGTCTGGTAAgcacgcgcaggagagaccacgctccgtgggggCGGTGCTTTGTGGAGGCGACGATCTAAATTTAGAGTGCGCTTAACGCGACCCCGTCGCGTTATCTCACCACTGATAACGAAGAAACGCGCTAatgtttcgaagctctgaggactgccaaacgacGAAGTACGAACGAGTCTGATAAGTGcgtgcaggagagaccacgctccgtgggggCGGCGCTTTGTGGAGGCGACGACCTAAAGTGCGCCTAACGCGAGCCCGTCGCgtcatctcgccactgataacaaaGAAACGCGCTAATggttcgaagctctgaggactgccaaacgacGAAGTACGACgaacgagtctgataagcgcgtgcaggagagaccacgctccgtgggggTGGCGCTTTGTGGAGGCGACGACCTAAAGTGCGCCTAACGCGAGCCCGTCGCgtcatctcgccactgataacaaaGAAACGCGCTAatgtttcgaagctctgaggactgccaaacgacGAAGTACGAACGAGTTTGATAAGCGcgtgcaggagagaccacgctccgtgggggCGGCGTTTTGTGGAGGCGACGACCTAAATTTAGAGTGCGCCTAACGCGGACCCGTCGCGTCGtctcgccactgataacaaaGAAACGCGCTAATGTTCCGAAGCTCTGAGGTCTGCCAAAGGATGtgggtgtatataaatggcttgccgttagcattccAGGCAACGTATACGCTTTGTGGCATAGTGGTCAGCGTCGCGCGCTGAGAGTCGATAGGTCAGTGCTAGTTCGATTACGCGTGACTGGTGCCttccgtctgtttttttttctatgcaatTTCCTAGTATATATTTTTCAACGTATCTTCCGTGACGAAGTACGTCACAGTGCCTGCGggggaccccggcataaaacacttttctgTTAAAAAGGAAAAGGCAGGCATTCTTGTAAAGCAAGCAGCAACGGTATTTTACCTATGACTTCCCGCAATTTTTAGTCTTGTGATAAATAAATCAGcctttatttcagcaaggcaaaatGAGAAAATTATGGGCTGAGTTAAGTACTAGTTTTTAGCGCGGTAAAATGTATGCGCTGCGATTCTGTAGCTTCCATAATGCTGAGCAGGTCCAAAGGGTGATTCCAGGGATCGTTCCCACATGACAGAATCTCACAGGGCCCCTTGTACCAATGCATTCACTTAAAACGACTTAAAGGCAaaaaccatctttttttttcttctcaatcaATGTATTaatgccccctccccctttccctGCCCCTCCCACTCTCCAACAAAACTGTTCTGCACCAAACGTGGTTCCCCATTGCCTCTGAAACAGGTATACCTTTGACTAAGCGAGAATGTAATGTTATCACATCATTATGTGACGTCAGGTTATGCACGCCATGATGACGGCATGCATTGTGGTAGTGGGTGACGTCACTATGGCGTCATGTTGTGACGTCCTCGTGTGATAATAACGATGCCGATGGTCAAATGTTTTTAGTTTAGTGTTTTCAATTACGGTTTTCGCCTTACGTGACGCGTGTGCAGAGTTTAGCAGCCTTTCCCCCTCCTCATGTGCGTTGACATGTACGCAGCCGAGGACCCATTGGGCGATGCGTACGTGGATCTGGGACTGTGCTGGCAAGACGGCCGCAATGCCACAGTGGACCACAACTGGCACTTGCACTCCGTTCCTCTGGCACCAGGGTCGTTCGACTGCGCAACCACTAAGGGCCATTACAATCCGCACCACGTGGACACGGGACCTGCGTATGGATGCCAATGTTCGGTCCACGCACCGCTGAGGTGCGAGGCGGGAGACCTAGCTGGCCGCCAGGGCACCGTCTCCGTACCGAACTGTCGAACAGGACTGGCCAGGTATATGTGTTGTTCAATATTGTCACGTTTGCATCTAGAGCCAATCACAAAAATTCGCAAGTGTTCCTTGTGCATTTACTTAATGTCTATTGAAGGTGAAAGccatgtactttttttttctcagttgatTAATTAGTCCCCCGCCCCTCCTCGAAACCTTTCTGCACCTTATAACGTATAGTTGGATACTGTTTTAAAAGTCCGCGGTATTTGCTCCTCATACACAGGTGTACAATCCTTGATCATTGAGGCGCGCCGTCCTGATTGATTTCTTGAGCAGCACGGCCGGTGACTCCACCTTCGTAGAACATTGCTGAGAGCATGCGCGGTACTACTTTCTTAGTGGCGGAAGCGATCGGCGGCCGTGCTTCGGCCGTCTGGGCGAGTTCTATGATTTCGCATTGACTTCAAGATCGGGGTCATTGCAAGCTTTCTGAACCTCATCTggtttttgcactgcctccgtgtTAGGTTCACCTTTCCTAAAGCGACCATGTCATGTAATTACTTCACCATGTGAGGTCACGTGAGGTGACGTCGTCACAAATTTGGGTGACTTGTGGCGTCATGATGACGTCTTCAAGTGATGATGATATTTCgcatctgccccgccgcggtggtctagtggctaaagtactcggctgctgattcgcaggtcatgggattgaatcccggctgcggtggctgcattttcgatggaggggaaaatgctaaaggcccgtgtgctcagaattgggtgcacgttaaagagctccaggtggtcgaaatttttagagccctccactacgtcttctctcataatcatatggggcttttggggcgttaaactccaccTATCATTATATTTTGCGTCATAAGTTTTGCGCCGATGATCAATTTTCGCGTTTTGTGAGGCATCTAAAACTTCCGCCATGAATAGGCCCAGTCGACATATACGACAATCGCAGCTTCAGCAATGGCTTTTGATACGGTAACATCCTCCACCGTGGTCTGGATcatatgacagacagacagacagacagacagacagacagacagacagacagacagacagacagacagacagacagacagacagacagacagacagacagacagacagacagacagacagatgtacggacgcacggacggacggacggacggacggacggaagcctTTGAACTGCAAACCTTTGAAGGTGAATGAGCGagaagcaagaaggaatggatggacggatggaagcaagaaggaacggaCCGACGGACGGGAGAAAGaaggaacggacggacggacggaagcaagaaggaacggacggacggacgggagAAAGaaggaacggacggacggacgggagAAAGaaggaacggacggacggacgggagAAAGaaggaacggacggacggacggaagcaagaatgaacggacggacggacggaagcaagaatgaacgaacggacggacggaagcaagaacgaacgaacggacggaagcaagaacgaacgaacggacggacggacgcaaggacggacgcttcgccccgctccgtgtattatcattcactccgtgtatatgctgtgattttttttttttggtgctgaggctaacgacaatgaagaattatgccggaaggttttgtgatgggttggaggATTCGACGAGCCACTCAtcacgcaattcgcattgtgtgacgcctggttgctaCCTTACTGTTCTAAAAGGCTTTATAGCTCGTATTGACGTGACTCCTTTCCTGAATTGAAGCCTGCCTATAGGGTCAGTTTGTAGCAGAGctccaagcaccggcatggctaagtggtagaacactgggctggcacacaggggACCCTTGttcaaatcccattgtgtccttggagTTCTTCatttacttagttttttttcttacttcgtgCGGTGATGgtagcggcggacaactacggcgccaaaaACGACCCTTGTGATCTTAAACCATATTTCGCTCTAAAATACAAGAATTACAGATGACTTACCTTTGTGGTCGAAAATGCAGTAAACAATGTTGCCACGCGGAATAAAGCCTCTAAGGAAGGGGCACGGTGTACGATATGTATCTTACACCGTGTGAAGGGTTAAAAACCTGCCCTCTGACTGAGTCTGACGTAACGAACTACCAAAAATGATCATTTCTGAAAGGGGTTTGATGTAAGAATTCAATAGACATATCGATACCTATCTACACAAGAACTGGAATCTGGATTGAAGTATAGAATTTTTGTTCTGTTGTTATGTGGCAACACGAAGTGACCGAATGAGGCGCCTCACGAAAAATGTAGGATTAGGCACACCTGCGTTGCTTACCCAAACAAAGAGTCACTCGATGGATTTCGTGCACCATCGTTGGCGATGTCTCTTCTTCGACGACCGCTCACCGATTGAGCCCCGTCCACGGACTTCTCTAACCATCTCCCTTTTCCCTCTATCTTTACTTATCTCTCTATTTTGTTAATCCCTCCTTATCCTATTCCTccttgagctactgttgaggtgctgCACTCTGATGTAGGCAGTTGCAGGGCTcacctttcttttcatttttcctaTCTAAGAATCACTGCCCTCCTTCCCCAAACAAAGCGTTATCAATCATGATAGGCGAGAAAATAATATGTGACCATGCACGACTTATCAATAACCCAAACAGCCGcataattataaaaaaaaagaagggggggggggtgaatacTGCCATATAGTACAAGCCGCGGGCAGCACGCGCAAGGTCGACGGGCCGCATAAGGCGGGCCGCATAAGTTTGAGACCCCTGCTCTAGCTGCTCGCATGGTTTCGCGGTACTTGTAAATTTGAAGacgcccccctcccctcctcctcAGAAAATAAAATTTGGTGAGCAGTAAACCGGCCAATGACGGCTGGTCTTAGGTGCAAATCAACCGGCCcgttgtctaaaaaaaaaaaaaccgacctGGCCGGTCCAACACCGGGCATATGGCAACCCAAAGAAAGAGCAGCCACGTGATAGTAGAAAGAAAGGAGGTCCCGTGATTGACCACGGATGTGGTACTGAAGGGTGTTGCTGTGACCAACATTTCTTTTATGGACAGGATGCCAACGCGACGCACCCGTCTGCCCAAACCATGAGTACAGGGACCATATCGCAGGACTAGAGGAATGTGTGTGAGTTTAGGGGTGCTAACACGGAGTCAAGCCTTTTCCGAGGCTAACGCCTTCTATGCAATTTGCGCTTGCTCACTTGTAAGACTGGCGGCCTGTCTGCCACTTTCTGTTTACAATAATacaagtttctttttctttccacaGGTACCATTTTGCAGACTCGCACGTGGCGCTATCTGGCCCAACGAGCGTCATCGGACTTCCAATTGTGTTCCACGAGTCCCACTTTAGCATGCCTCGCGTTGCTTGTGCAAATCTCAAGCCTTTATAACGAACTTTTTCGACAAAGCCAGCGAGACGAAATAAAGGTCACATAAAATATTTTATAAAGTTTCACATGGCTACGAGACAGTCGGCTGCTTGCAGTTAACGAGTGGCTTTTGCCAATACAACGGTCAGTTGTATTTAAATATGCGATGCCACGCTCCAATCAACCTGCCAA
Above is a window of Rhipicephalus microplus isolate Deutch F79 chromosome 1, USDA_Rmic, whole genome shotgun sequence DNA encoding:
- the LOC119159386 gene encoding uncharacterized protein LOC119159386 isoform X1, whose protein sequence is MNSRCPYGTLEVCSTHFFTNWAVSSTSRLFCVELLRHTRRGLGLLASVFGMARFLGDIAFLATGVPCGVSAQILATSPVFVPKTPQRIAPCTASTSVGLGCVAMGSKSLLFVLLTGVSMEVALSATTPLAAVFNSAGIRGTVDVEPLAAASHGVSVRVSLVGGQPRETFRWAVHRLPPRHDSSTPCAYDWIGEPIQDLTGEFGRLTSEEETRLSTKAHLPVEPRRWTGRALVLHSVETGRTACAALQPPGAPVNTYAARFTGPPVAGTLFVRRWPSFGTVYAELHWTNGTRRDAQVRWSIHRRQQNQPALLQQPPPGAGNLTHVTPPNVPRPPTVVPCYTPPDSCSQLIVGKRPGNVGTRTYHVIEGVPPALDTCAGGGESMPRSQLVVTLTDVATGQPMGAAVLHEWRSRHAVADLGLRHGKAIFHQPSPFEPTLSIVQLENLDYVASALIIGPISIGTADKQCPGPAAPYNPAKVDRASSPPEGYGTADQFAVGDLSGKYGPVAGHRAVYWHLLDPTLPLSGPESVVGRMLLARGSDGRSLVCANLLPVSSRPLTRARATLDGALRGSITITRTDQTEDPLGDAYVDLGLCWQDGRNATVDHNWHLHSVPLAPGSFDCATTKGHYNPHHVDTGPAYGCQCSVHAPLRCEAGDLAGRQGTVSVPNCRTGLARYHFADSHVALSGPTSVIGLPIVFHESHFSMPRVACANLKPL
- the LOC119159386 gene encoding uncharacterized protein LOC119159386 isoform X3; this translates as MQHALLHQLGRLLDFTSLLCRASEAYQTRTRTACVRLRHGSLSRRYRVSCYGRPLRSQRTDSGDITGFRSQDTAAYSALYSQHVSWSRMCRHGLEVAPVCTSDRRIQDLTGEFGRLTSEEETRLSTKAHLPVEPRRWTGRALVLHSVETGRTACAALQPPGAPVNTYAARFTGPPVAGTLFVRRWPSFGTVYAELHWTNGTRRDAQVRWSIHRRQQNQPALLQQPPPGAGNLTHVTPPNVPRPPTVVPCYTPPDSCSQLIVGKRPGNVGTRTYHVIEGVPPALDTCAGGGESMPRSQLVVTLTDVATGQPMGAAVLHEWRSRHAVADLGLRHGKAIFHQPSPFEPTLSIVQLENLDYVASALIIGPISIGTADKQCPGPAAPYNPAKVDRASSPPEGYGTADQFAVGDLSGKYGPVAGHRAVYWHLLDPTLPLSGPESVVGRMLLARGSDGRSLVCANLLPVSSRPLTRARATLDGALRGSITITRTDQTEDPLGDAYVDLGLCWQDGRNATVDHNWHLHSVPLAPGSFDCATTKGHYNPHHVDTGPAYGCQCSVHAPLRCEAGDLAGRQGTVSVPNCRTGLARYHFADSHVALSGPTSVIGLPIVFHESHFSMPRVACANLKPL
- the LOC119159386 gene encoding uncharacterized protein LOC119159386 isoform X2; amino-acid sequence: MARFLGDIAFLATGVPCGVSAQILATSPVFVPKTPQRIAPCTASTSVGLGCVAMGSKSLLFVLLTGVSMEVALSATTPLAAVFNSAGIRGTVDVEPLAAASHGVSVRVSLVGGQPRETFRWAVHRLPPRHDSSTPCAYDWIGEPIQDLTGEFGRLTSEEETRLSTKAHLPVEPRRWTGRALVLHSVETGRTACAALQPPGAPVNTYAARFTGPPVAGTLFVRRWPSFGTVYAELHWTNGTRRDAQVRWSIHRRQQNQPALLQQPPPGAGNLTHVTPPNVPRPPTVVPCYTPPDSCSQLIVGKRPGNVGTRTYHVIEGVPPALDTCAGGGESMPRSQLVVTLTDVATGQPMGAAVLHEWRSRHAVADLGLRHGKAIFHQPSPFEPTLSIVQLENLDYVASALIIGPISIGTADKQCPGPAAPYNPAKVDRASSPPEGYGTADQFAVGDLSGKYGPVAGHRAVYWHLLDPTLPLSGPESVVGRMLLARGSDGRSLVCANLLPVSSRPLTRARATLDGALRGSITITRTDQTEDPLGDAYVDLGLCWQDGRNATVDHNWHLHSVPLAPGSFDCATTKGHYNPHHVDTGPAYGCQCSVHAPLRCEAGDLAGRQGTVSVPNCRTGLARYHFADSHVALSGPTSVIGLPIVFHESHFSMPRVACANLKPL